Proteins co-encoded in one Arachis hypogaea cultivar Tifrunner chromosome 11, arahy.Tifrunner.gnm2.J5K5, whole genome shotgun sequence genomic window:
- the LOC112719631 gene encoding phospholipase D alpha 1 isoform X2 → MAPFLLHGDINATIYETQKFDTFSSVPLYVSIYLDEVKIESRPLKEPINPKLEECFYIRCAHMASNIIVKLERDKWLSSLRGRGVIGEAYVEVDEKMLNGVEVDKWVEIVDASKKPISGGPKIHVKLQYFDAKLHQNWSQGIKSPDFPGVPRTFFSQHKGCKVTLYQDAHVLDDFSPRVVLDGGKTYEPQRCWEDIFDAINEAKHFIYITGWSLYTQISLIRDPKRPKHGGDITLGELLKKKAKEDGVRVVLLLWQDGIIRVPGIGSYARTMGTHDKETQSYFKDTNVHCILCPRDSVFYTHHQKIVVVDAKLPNGKDSDHQRRIVSFIGGIDLCNGRYDTQFHSLFQTLAAEHSKDFYQPSISGSAIEKGGPREPWHDIHCKLEGPIAWDVYSTFVQRFRKQGTDQGMLLSEEKLKDFIVAPSQVTNPDDDDDTWNVQLFRSIDDTATLGFPETAKEAFEHGLVSGENKMIDRSIQDAYINAIRRAKNFIYIENQYFIGSAFGWSVDSTEFDAVHLIPKELSLKIVSKIKAKEKFMVYVVIPMWPEGVPINKTTGTVQKILYLQRRTIEMMYKDIVEALKEEKIEQDPRKYLSFFCLGNREAKKDGEYVPPQRPKQGSDYQKAQEARRFMIYVHSKMMIVDDEYIIIGSANINQRSMDGGRDTEIAMGAYQPHHLATSQGGARGQIHGFRMSLWYEHLGMHEDTFLNPESEECINKVKQLGDKYWELYSNKDLPGSNNLPGHLLRYPVDISADDGTLTNLSGVEFFPDTNAPILGSKNPTIINRVLPNRIFTM, encoded by the exons GTGCCCCTTTATGTAAGCATTTATCTGGATGAAGTAAAGATTGAAAGCAGGCCTTTAAAAGAGCCTATTAACCCTAAATTGGAAGAGTGTTTTTACATTCGTTGTGCCCATATGGCATCAAATATCATAGTCAAATTGGAACGTGACAAATGGCTTTCTTCTCTTCGTGGACGAGGTGTTATTGGAGAAGCATATGTGGAAGTTGATGAGAAAATGTTAAATGGTGTTGAAGTTGACAAATGGGTTGAAATTGTTGATGCCAGTAAAAAGCCCATATCTGGGGGCCCAAAGATCCATGTCAAGCTACAATATTTTGATGCTAAACTACACCAAAACTGGTCTCAAGGCATCAAATCTCCTGACTTCCCTGGAGTTCCTCGCACTTTCTTCTCCCAGCATAAGGGATGCAAG GTTACTCTTTACCAAGATGCTCATGTCCTAGATGATTTTTCTCCAAGAGTAGTGCTCGATGGAGGTAAGACTTACGAACCTCAAAGATGCTGGGAGGATATCTTTGATGCAATCAACGAAGCAAAACATTTTATATACATCACTGGTTGGTCTCTTTACACTCAGATTTCTCTGATAAGAGATCCTAAGAGGCCAAAGCATGGTGGAGACATAACACTCGGTGAGTTGCTCAAGAAAAAGGCAAAGGAAGATGGAGTCAGGGTTGTTCTGCTTCTATGGCAGGATGGAATAATTCGAGTTCCAGGAATTGGAAGCTACGCCAGAACCATGGGTACTCATGATAAAGAAACCCAAAGCTATTTCAAGGACACAAATGTCCACTGCATTTTGTGCCCACGTGACAGTGTTTTTTACACTCATCACCAAAAGATTGTGGTGGTGGATGCTAAGTTGCCAAATGGAAAGGACTCAGATCATCAAAGAAGAATTGTGAGTTTCATTGGAGGTATTGATCTCTGTAATGGAAGATATGATACTCaatttcattctctttttcaaaCTTTAGCTGCTGAACACAGTAAAGATTTTTATCAACCAAGTATTTCTGGATCTGCAATTGAAAAGGGTGGTCCTAGGGAGCCATGGCATGATATACATTGTAAGCTTGAAGGGCCTATTGCATGGGATGTTTACTCCACCTTTGTGCAGAGATTTCGAAAACAGGGCACAGATCAGGGCATGCTTCTTTCAGAAGAAAAGCTTAAGGATTTCATCGTTGCACCATCTCAAGTAAcgaaccctgatgatgatgatgacacgTGGAATGTTCAGTTGTTCAGATCCATTGATGATACAGCTACTCTTGGTTTTCCAGAAACTGCTAAAGAAGCTTTTGAACATGGGCTTGTTAGTGGGGAGAACAAGATGATAGATCGGAGCATTCAAGATGCATACATTAATGCTATTCGGCGAGCGAAGAATTTCATATATATTGAGAACCAATATTTCATAGGAAGTGCTTTTGGGTGGAGTGTGGATAGCACAGAATTTGATGCTGTTCATCTTATCCCAAAGGAGCTTtcactcaaaattgttagcaagATTAAGGCTAAGGAGAAGTTCATGGTGTATGTAGTGATTCCAATGTGGCCGGAGGGTGTTCCAATAAATAAGACTACTGGAACTGTTCAGAAAATACTATATTTGCAGAGGAGGACTATAGAGATGATGTACAAGGACATTGTTGAAGCACTCAAGGAAGAGAAAATTGAACAAGATCCTCGAAAATATTTGTCATTCTTCTGTCTTGGCAATCGAGAGGCGAAGAAGGACGGAGAGTATGTGCCTCCGCAGAGACCAAAACAAGGTTCCGATTACCAGAAAGCTCAAGAAGCCAGACGCTTCATGATTTATGTGCATTCCAAGATGATGATAG TTGATGACGAGTACATAATCATTGGATCTGCCAACATCAACCAGAGATCAATGGATGGTGGAAGAGACACCGAAATTGCCATGGGAGCTTATCAACCGCACCATTTGGCTACCAGCCAAGGTGGTGCAAGAGGCCAAATCCATGGCTTCCGCATGTCCCTATGGTACGAGCACCTTGGCATGCATGAAGACACCTTCCTCAACCCAGAAAGTGAAGAATGTATTAACAAAGTGAAGCAACTTGGAGACAAGTATTGGGAGTTGTATTCTAACAAGGATTTACCTGGATCTAATAACCTTCCTGGTCACTTGCTTCGATATCCTGTTGACATTTCTGCTGATGATGGAACACTCACAAATCTCTCAGGAGTTGAGTTCTTCCCTGACACTAATGCTCCTATTCTAGGTTCCAAAAACCCTACTATCATAAATCGAGTTCTTCCTAACAGGATCTTCACCATGTAA
- the LOC112719631 gene encoding phospholipase D alpha 1 isoform X1, translating into MAQFLLHGDINATICETQKFDTFSSVPLYVSIYLDEVKIESRPLKEPINPKLEECFYIRCAHMASNIIVKLERDKWLSSLRGRGVIGEAYVEVDEKMLNGVEVDKWVEIVDASKKPISGGPKIHVKLQYFDAKLHQNWSQGIKSPDFPGVPRTFFSQHKGCKVTLYQDAHVLDDFSPRVVLDGGKTYEPQRCWEDIFDAINEAKHFIYITGWSLYTQISLIRDPKRPKHGGDITLGELLKKKAKEDGVRVVLLLWQDGIIRVPGIGSYARTMGTHDKETQSYFKDTNVHCILCPRDSVFYTHHQKIVVVDAKLPNGKDSDHQRRIVSFIGGIDLCNGRYDTQFHSLFQTLAAEHSKDFYQPSISGSAIEKGGPREPWHDIHCKLEGPIAWDVYSTFVQRFRKQGTDQGMLLSEEKLKDFIVAPSQVTNPDDDDDTWNVQLFRSIDDTATLGFPETAKEAFEHGLVSGENKMIDRSIQDAYINAIRRAKNFIYIENQYFIGSAFGWSVDSTEFDAVHLIPKELSLKIVSKIKAKEKFMVYVVIPMWPEGVPINKTTGTVQKILYLQRRTIEMMYKDIVEALKEEKIEQDPRKYLSFFCLGNREAKKDGEYVPPQRPKQGSDYQKAQEARRFMIYVHSKMMIVDDEYIIIGSANINQRSMDGGRDTEIAMGAYQPHHLATSQGGARGQIHGFRMSLWYEHLGMHEDTFLNPESEECINKVKQLGDKYWELYSNKDLPGSNNLPGHLLRYPVDISADDGTLTNLSGVEFFPDTNAPILGSKNPTIINRVLPNRIFTM; encoded by the exons ATGGCACAATTTCTGCTACATGGAGATATCAATGCAACCATTTGTGAGACTCAAAAGTTCGACACCTTTTCATCG GTGCCCCTTTATGTAAGCATTTATCTGGATGAAGTAAAGATTGAAAGCAGGCCTTTAAAAGAGCCTATTAACCCTAAATTGGAAGAGTGTTTTTACATTCGTTGTGCCCATATGGCATCAAATATCATAGTCAAATTGGAACGTGACAAATGGCTTTCTTCTCTTCGTGGACGAGGTGTTATTGGAGAAGCATATGTGGAAGTTGATGAGAAAATGTTAAATGGTGTTGAAGTTGACAAATGGGTTGAAATTGTTGATGCCAGTAAAAAGCCCATATCTGGGGGCCCAAAGATCCATGTCAAGCTACAATATTTTGATGCTAAACTACACCAAAACTGGTCTCAAGGCATCAAATCTCCTGACTTCCCTGGAGTTCCTCGCACTTTCTTCTCCCAGCATAAGGGATGCAAG GTTACTCTTTACCAAGATGCTCATGTCCTAGATGATTTTTCTCCAAGAGTAGTGCTCGATGGAGGTAAGACTTACGAACCTCAAAGATGCTGGGAGGATATCTTTGATGCAATCAACGAAGCAAAACATTTTATATACATCACTGGTTGGTCTCTTTACACTCAGATTTCTCTGATAAGAGATCCTAAGAGGCCAAAGCATGGTGGAGACATAACACTCGGTGAGTTGCTCAAGAAAAAGGCAAAGGAAGATGGAGTCAGGGTTGTTCTGCTTCTATGGCAGGATGGAATAATTCGAGTTCCAGGAATTGGAAGCTACGCCAGAACCATGGGTACTCATGATAAAGAAACCCAAAGCTATTTCAAGGACACAAATGTCCACTGCATTTTGTGCCCACGTGACAGTGTTTTTTACACTCATCACCAAAAGATTGTGGTGGTGGATGCTAAGTTGCCAAATGGAAAGGACTCAGATCATCAAAGAAGAATTGTGAGTTTCATTGGAGGTATTGATCTCTGTAATGGAAGATATGATACTCaatttcattctctttttcaaaCTTTAGCTGCTGAACACAGTAAAGATTTTTATCAACCAAGTATTTCTGGATCTGCAATTGAAAAGGGTGGTCCTAGGGAGCCATGGCATGATATACATTGTAAGCTTGAAGGGCCTATTGCATGGGATGTTTACTCCACCTTTGTGCAGAGATTTCGAAAACAGGGCACAGATCAGGGCATGCTTCTTTCAGAAGAAAAGCTTAAGGATTTCATCGTTGCACCATCTCAAGTAAcgaaccctgatgatgatgatgacacgTGGAATGTTCAGTTGTTCAGATCCATTGATGATACAGCTACTCTTGGTTTTCCAGAAACTGCTAAAGAAGCTTTTGAACATGGGCTTGTTAGTGGGGAGAACAAGATGATAGATCGGAGCATTCAAGATGCATACATTAATGCTATTCGGCGAGCGAAGAATTTCATATATATTGAGAACCAATATTTCATAGGAAGTGCTTTTGGGTGGAGTGTGGATAGCACAGAATTTGATGCTGTTCATCTTATCCCAAAGGAGCTTtcactcaaaattgttagcaagATTAAGGCTAAGGAGAAGTTCATGGTGTATGTAGTGATTCCAATGTGGCCGGAGGGTGTTCCAATAAATAAGACTACTGGAACTGTTCAGAAAATACTATATTTGCAGAGGAGGACTATAGAGATGATGTACAAGGACATTGTTGAAGCACTCAAGGAAGAGAAAATTGAACAAGATCCTCGAAAATATTTGTCATTCTTCTGTCTTGGCAATCGAGAGGCGAAGAAGGACGGAGAGTATGTGCCTCCGCAGAGACCAAAACAAGGTTCCGATTACCAGAAAGCTCAAGAAGCCAGACGCTTCATGATTTATGTGCATTCCAAGATGATGATAG TTGATGACGAGTACATAATCATTGGATCTGCCAACATCAACCAGAGATCAATGGATGGTGGAAGAGACACCGAAATTGCCATGGGAGCTTATCAACCGCACCATTTGGCTACCAGCCAAGGTGGTGCAAGAGGCCAAATCCATGGCTTCCGCATGTCCCTATGGTACGAGCACCTTGGCATGCATGAAGACACCTTCCTCAACCCAGAAAGTGAAGAATGTATTAACAAAGTGAAGCAACTTGGAGACAAGTATTGGGAGTTGTATTCTAACAAGGATTTACCTGGATCTAATAACCTTCCTGGTCACTTGCTTCGATATCCTGTTGACATTTCTGCTGATGATGGAACACTCACAAATCTCTCAGGAGTTGAGTTCTTCCCTGACACTAATGCTCCTATTCTAGGTTCCAAAAACCCTACTATCATAAATCGAGTTCTTCCTAACAGGATCTTCACCATGTAA